One part of the Alligator mississippiensis isolate rAllMis1 chromosome 3, rAllMis1, whole genome shotgun sequence genome encodes these proteins:
- the SPATA31F1 gene encoding protein SPATA31F1 yields MNAPGGCSLPAACHCCELHIYIQGPGPQRLGGKPRSPLHIHVSGGPGPPPARHRSELRLHVGGPGPPPLSAEAWSHLERHVQRLQQQRRWGLPQRVQESWRLLTGPALPSGTPRLPRLGLPATSTSPSTAAACGQGRGAAPGAGWGPEHLAPELRAHLQSHAAKKCLELRLGAPPAPVRRSQQAAARRGRRRLARPIHAGHKRPQPRASSLLFLPTATLHALDTNVRHKRLAFLWGLPHRYLQPWAAAIPAAPAWTARAPSGPMASGVPAAEASWLGAAQREALERHVLKRRLQHTWGLPGTAQRSLRAFLPRAPRPAPPRPPAPGLPVQPVPHALPFLAPHVQSQLDAHVAHLLTQQHWGLPKRLGTAVRGFLASAPPAVACVAKLPTGTMPAPATLGRGRGRGQDRDQDRDQDRDRGLMNGDARERLESHVRSKQLQHAWGLPALVQGSLGAFAAPAPRPPAPALPRLPAPAPAAVHVPARRPAGLSAEAWQRLEAHVQRQAAERRWGLPRRVQESLRKLRPPGPAAPTLLRHETPATAELGTIVS; encoded by the coding sequence ATGAACGCCCCGGGCGGCTGCAGCCTGCCCGCCGCCTGCCACTGCTGCGAGCTGCACATCTACATCCAGGGGCCCGGACCCCAGCGCCTCGGCGGGAAGCCCCGGAGCCCGCTGCACATCCACGTCTCAGGCGGCCCcggcccgccgcccgcccgccacCGCTCCGAGCTGCGGCTCCACGTCGGGGGCCCGGGGCCACCCCCGCTCAGCGCCGAGGCCTGGAGCCACCTGGAGCGCCACGTccagcggctgcagcagcagcggcgaTGGGGGCTCCCGCAGCGGGTGCAGGAGTCGTGGCGCCTGCTGACCGGCCCAGCCCTGCCGTCGGGCACCCCGCGGCTCCCGCGCCTCGGCCTGCCggccaccagcaccagccccagcaccgCCGCGGCGTGCGGCCAGGGCCGGGGAGCCGCTccgggggcaggctggggccccGAGCACCTGGCCCCCGAGCTGCGGGCCCATCTGCAGAGCCACGCGGCCAAGAAGTGCCTGGAGCTGCGGCTGGGCGCGCCGCCGGCCCCCGTGCGCCGGTCTCAGCAGGCGGCGGCCCGGCGGGGCAGGAGGCGCCTGGCCAGGCCCATCCACGCCGGACACAAGCGCCCGCAGCCCCGGGCCAGCTCGCTGCTCTTCCTGCCCACGGCCACCCTCCACGCGCTGGACACCAACGTCCGGCACAAGCGGCTGGCCTTCCTCTGGGGGCTGCCGCACCgctacctgcagccctgggccGCGGCCATCcccgcagccccagcctggacagCCCGAGCCCCAAGTGGCCCCATGGCAAGCGGCGTCCCGGCGGCAGAGGCGTCGTGGCTTGGGGCGGCGCAGCGGGAGGCACTGGAGCGGCACGTGCTGAAACGGAGGCTGCAGCACACCTGGGGCCTGCCTGGCACCGCGCAGCGATCCCTGCGCGCCTTCCTGCCCCGCGCCCCACGGCCCGCACCCCCGCGCCCACCCGCGCCAGGCCTGCCCGTGCAGCCTGTGCCACACGCCCTGCCCTTCCTGGCCCCGCACGTGCAGAGCCAGCTGGACGCCCACGTCGCGCACCTCCTgacccagcagcactggggcctCCCCAAGCGCCTGGGCACCGCCGTGCGCGGCTTCCTCGCCTCCGCACCCCCTGCTGTGGCCTGTGTCGCGAAGCTGCCCACTGGCACAATGCCAGCCCCCGCGACactgggccggggccggggccggggccaggaccGGGACCAGGACCGGGACCAGGACAGGGACCGGGGCCTGATGAATGGCGATGCCCGTGAGCGCCTGGAGAGCCATGTGCggagcaagcagctgcagcacgccTGGgggctgccagccctggtgcaggggtCGCTGGGTGCCTTCGCAGCCCCGGCCCCCcggccccctgccccggccctgccgcgactcccggccccagccccggcagcGGTGCACGTGCCGGCGCGGAGGCCGGCGGGGCTGAGCGCCGAGGCCTGGCAGCGCCTGGAGGCCCACGTGCAGAGGCAGGCGGCCGAGCGCCGGTGGGGGCTGCCCCGCCGCGTCCAGGAGTCCCTGAGGAAGCTGCGGCCGCCTGGCCCCGCTGCCCCGACCCTGCTCCGCCACGAGACCCCGGCCACGGCAGAGCTCGGGACTATTGTTAGTTAA